In Morganella morganii, the following are encoded in one genomic region:
- a CDS encoding bifunctional 4-hydroxy-2-oxoglutarate aldolase/2-dehydro-3-deoxy-phosphogluconate aldolase, whose translation MSELQAMITRFRQLKIVPVIAVDNAEDIIPLGNALADNGLPVAEITFRTECAAEAIKLLREARPDMLVGAGTVINREQVRQAKAAGAQFVVSPGLNPNTVQACQQIDIPIVPGINNPSAVEQALELGIDFVKFFPAEPSGGIPMIKAMLAPYHQLQVMPTGGIGLNNIRDYLAIPQIVACGGSWMVPASLIKAKDWAAIGKLAREASEFVK comes from the coding sequence ATGTCCGAATTACAGGCAATGATTACCCGTTTCCGGCAGCTGAAAATTGTGCCGGTGATCGCCGTGGATAACGCGGAAGATATTATCCCGTTAGGCAATGCGCTGGCGGATAACGGTCTGCCGGTGGCGGAAATCACTTTCCGTACTGAATGTGCGGCGGAAGCGATCAAACTGCTGCGCGAAGCCCGCCCGGATATGCTGGTGGGCGCGGGAACCGTGATTAACCGCGAGCAGGTGCGTCAGGCGAAAGCCGCCGGGGCACAGTTTGTCGTCTCTCCCGGTCTGAACCCGAACACCGTGCAGGCGTGTCAGCAGATTGATATCCCGATTGTGCCGGGGATTAACAACCCCAGCGCGGTTGAGCAGGCACTGGAGCTGGGCATCGATTTTGTGAAATTCTTCCCGGCAGAGCCGTCAGGCGGTATTCCGATGATCAAAGCCATGCTGGCGCCGTATCATCAGTTACAGGTGATGCCGACCGGTGGTATCGGGCTGAACAATATCCGCGACTATCTGGCTATCCCGCAGATTGTGGCCTGCGGCGGCTCGTGGATGGTTCCGGCTTCGCTTATCAAAGCAAAAGACTGGGCAGCCATCGGCAAACTGGCGCGTGAAGCCAGTGAGTTTGTGAAATAA
- a CDS encoding 3-oxoacid CoA-transferase subunit B: protein MNAKELIARRVALELNDGDVVNLGIGLPTQVANYLPEGVHITLQSENGFLGLGPVTTPDKNLVNAGGQPCGILPGASMFDSAFSFALIRGGHVDASVLGGLQVDEQANLANWVVPGKMVPGMGGAMDLVTGARKVIIAMEHCAKDGSAKILPECTMPLTAVKAVDVLVTELALFRFENDQMILCEYAPGTDIDTIREKTAAHFIVSPAICEMPLVTAGEAV, encoded by the coding sequence ATGAATGCAAAAGAATTAATCGCCCGCCGTGTGGCACTTGAACTGAATGACGGTGATGTGGTGAACCTCGGGATCGGGCTGCCGACACAGGTGGCGAACTATCTGCCGGAAGGCGTGCATATCACATTACAGTCAGAAAACGGCTTTCTCGGCCTCGGGCCGGTAACCACGCCGGATAAGAATCTGGTCAATGCAGGCGGTCAGCCGTGCGGCATCCTGCCGGGCGCGTCGATGTTTGACAGCGCCTTCTCCTTCGCCCTGATCCGCGGCGGTCATGTGGATGCCAGCGTACTGGGCGGCTTACAGGTGGATGAACAGGCCAACCTCGCCAACTGGGTGGTACCGGGCAAAATGGTGCCGGGTATGGGCGGTGCGATGGATCTCGTGACCGGTGCACGCAAAGTGATCATAGCCATGGAGCACTGTGCAAAAGACGGTTCCGCCAAAATCCTGCCGGAGTGCACCATGCCGCTGACCGCCGTGAAAGCGGTGGATGTGCTGGTAACGGAACTGGCGTTATTCCGCTTTGAAAACGATCAGATGATTTTGTGTGAATACGCGCCGGGTACGGATATCGATACTATCCGCGAAAAAACCGCCGCGCATTTTATTGTTTCACCGGCTATCTGTGAAATGCCGCTGGTGACTGCGGGGGAAGCCGTATGA
- the uxaC gene encoding glucuronate isomerase encodes MKQFLCEDFLLHSDIARRLYHDYAADMPIYDYHCHLNPREIAENRRFDNLGQIWLEGDHYKWRGMRSAGIPEQLITGRDSSDYEKYQAWAKTVPMTLGNPLYHWTHLELRRPFGITGKVFGPETAQSIWDEANEKLAQPEFSARGIMQQMNVHMVGTTDDPADSLEYHRQIAQDDSFDIEVRPSWRPDRAFKIELDGFTDYIAKLGQSADVDIRRFSDLLTALERRLVHFAQHGCVASDHGIEILRYAPVPDESVLDAILQKRLAGEIPDETATAQFATAVLVWLGKQYAKRGWVMQLHIGALRNNNTRMFKLLGADSGFDSIGDAPVAYPLSRLLDEMDKTDELPRTILYCLNPRDNEVLATMIGNFQGGGIAGKVQFGSGWWFNDQKDGMQRQLEQLSQLGLLSQFVGMLTDSRSFLSYTRHEYFRRILCNMLGTLAVNGEIPADENMLGQMVRDICFNNAQRYFSAAKGE; translated from the coding sequence ATGAAACAGTTTCTTTGCGAAGACTTTTTACTGCACAGCGACATTGCCCGCCGTCTATATCATGACTACGCGGCGGACATGCCAATCTATGACTATCACTGTCACCTGAATCCGCGCGAAATCGCGGAAAACCGCCGTTTTGATAACCTCGGGCAGATCTGGCTGGAAGGGGATCACTACAAATGGCGCGGCATGCGTTCGGCGGGGATCCCGGAGCAGCTTATCACCGGGCGCGACAGCAGTGATTATGAAAAATATCAGGCGTGGGCAAAAACCGTGCCGATGACTCTCGGTAACCCGCTGTATCACTGGACTCATCTGGAACTGCGCCGCCCGTTCGGTATCACCGGCAAAGTGTTCGGGCCGGAAACGGCGCAGAGCATCTGGGATGAAGCGAATGAAAAACTGGCGCAACCTGAATTTTCCGCGCGCGGCATTATGCAGCAGATGAATGTGCATATGGTCGGCACAACAGATGACCCGGCAGATTCGCTGGAATACCACCGGCAGATTGCGCAGGATGACAGCTTTGATATTGAAGTGCGTCCGAGCTGGCGTCCGGATCGTGCTTTTAAAATTGAACTGGACGGCTTCACGGACTATATCGCGAAGCTCGGACAGAGTGCTGATGTGGATATCCGCCGTTTCAGCGACCTGCTGACCGCGCTGGAACGCCGTCTGGTACACTTTGCGCAGCATGGTTGTGTTGCCTCTGACCACGGCATTGAGATCCTGCGCTACGCACCGGTACCGGATGAATCGGTGCTGGATGCGATTCTGCAGAAACGTCTCGCCGGGGAAATCCCTGATGAAACCGCCACCGCGCAGTTCGCAACGGCGGTGCTGGTCTGGCTCGGAAAGCAGTATGCGAAACGCGGCTGGGTGATGCAGTTGCACATCGGTGCGCTGCGCAACAACAATACGCGCATGTTTAAGCTGCTCGGTGCCGACAGCGGTTTTGATTCCATCGGTGATGCGCCGGTGGCTTATCCGCTTTCACGTCTGCTTGATGAAATGGATAAAACCGATGAACTGCCGCGCACCATCCTTTACTGCCTGAATCCGCGTGATAACGAAGTGCTGGCGACCATGATCGGCAACTTCCAGGGCGGCGGTATCGCAGGTAAAGTGCAGTTCGGTTCCGGCTGGTGGTTCAACGACCAGAAAGACGGCATGCAGCGTCAGCTCGAACAGCTGTCACAACTGGGACTGTTAAGCCAGTTTGTCGGGATGCTGACAGATTCCCGCAGTTTCCTGTCCTATACTCGTCATGAATACTTCCGCCGTATTCTGTGTAATATGCTCGGTACGCTGGCGGTAAATGGTGAAATTCCGGCGGATGAGAATATGCTGGGACAGATGGTGCGTGATATCTGTTTCAATAATGCACAGCGTTATTTTTCCGCTGCAAAAGGTGAATAA
- the atoS gene encoding two-component system sensor histidine kinase AtoS, translating to MAILLVTVPTLIIGYFVETEGRSALLQEKRNKLYSVAGLLEQALNDEYDLAASLPRDQRLALISEKLYPAAEIITSTFPGVGAGYYHRKLDGIVTYSPRARYGNKTGTRISEDHPGRHVMATGEPEVGWGSQVRGNIMNAMIPVRRNGEVIGYIWANELTDDIDRQALAMDVKIIAVIALGILFSLLIIIVFSRHFSRDIGAIKSGLSDLSRDLNTHLPMMKGEMGEISDSVNALAQTLREMKTLNELIIESAADGVIAVDINGCVTMINPAAEEITGYLERDLHGKYYGDVFEGRSFSSPVLDTLKRGIEHVSLEIAYPARDRTIQINVSTSRIRNAGGELIGALVIFKDLTAQKEVQRRMQQAEKLATLGELMAGVAHEVRNPLTAISGFVQILKELENHPDKLEYISIILKEVDSIDRIIRQLLDFSRPQTGTFRPISVNRLIEEALVLVKTKGVEARVTFTWEPDDTLPLIEANSELLRQVLLNIMINAVQSIPARGNLFISTCYMEEQRVMVVIRDDGTGIPAALQKKIFDPFFTTKASGTGLGLAISQRIIAGHGGDIFLESQEHHGTTFTITLPITQGKKNDYT from the coding sequence ATGGCCATTCTGCTGGTCACCGTGCCGACACTTATCATCGGTTATTTTGTGGAAACAGAGGGGCGTTCCGCGTTGTTGCAGGAGAAACGGAACAAACTCTATTCCGTTGCCGGTCTGCTGGAACAGGCACTGAATGATGAATATGACCTTGCCGCATCCCTGCCGCGTGACCAGCGCCTGGCGCTGATCAGCGAAAAACTGTATCCGGCGGCGGAAATTATCACTTCCACCTTCCCCGGGGTCGGCGCCGGGTATTACCACCGTAAACTCGACGGTATTGTGACCTATTCTCCGCGTGCCCGTTACGGCAACAAAACCGGTACCCGAATCAGTGAGGATCACCCCGGCCGTCATGTGATGGCAACGGGAGAGCCGGAGGTCGGCTGGGGAAGCCAGGTGCGCGGTAATATTATGAACGCCATGATTCCTGTCAGGCGTAACGGCGAGGTGATCGGCTATATCTGGGCGAACGAACTGACGGATGATATTGACCGCCAGGCGCTGGCGATGGATGTCAAAATTATCGCGGTCATTGCACTCGGGATCCTGTTCAGTCTGCTGATTATTATCGTCTTTTCCCGTCATTTCAGCCGGGATATCGGCGCGATTAAAAGCGGCCTCAGTGATCTCTCCCGTGATCTCAATACCCATCTGCCGATGATGAAAGGGGAAATGGGGGAGATCAGCGACAGCGTCAACGCCCTGGCACAGACACTGCGGGAGATGAAAACCCTCAACGAACTGATTATTGAAAGTGCGGCGGACGGCGTGATCGCGGTGGATATCAACGGCTGTGTCACCATGATTAACCCGGCGGCGGAAGAAATAACCGGCTATCTGGAGCGGGATCTGCACGGCAAATATTACGGTGACGTTTTTGAGGGGCGCAGTTTCTCCAGCCCGGTTCTCGATACCCTGAAGCGCGGTATTGAGCACGTCAGTCTGGAAATTGCCTATCCCGCCCGTGACCGCACCATTCAGATAAACGTCAGCACCAGCCGCATCCGTAATGCGGGCGGGGAGCTTATCGGCGCGCTGGTGATATTTAAAGATCTTACTGCGCAGAAAGAGGTTCAGCGCCGTATGCAGCAGGCGGAAAAACTCGCGACACTCGGCGAGCTGATGGCGGGAGTGGCCCATGAGGTGCGTAACCCGCTGACGGCGATCAGCGGTTTCGTGCAGATCCTCAAAGAACTGGAAAATCACCCGGATAAACTGGAATATATCAGTATTATTCTCAAGGAAGTGGATTCCATTGACCGGATCATCCGCCAGCTGCTTGATTTCTCCCGGCCGCAGACCGGCACATTCCGCCCGATCAGCGTCAACCGGCTGATTGAGGAAGCCCTGGTGCTGGTCAAAACCAAAGGGGTGGAGGCACGGGTCACCTTTACCTGGGAGCCGGATGACACACTGCCGCTGATTGAGGCCAACAGCGAACTGCTGCGTCAGGTGCTGCTCAATATCATGATAAACGCGGTGCAGTCGATTCCGGCCAGAGGCAATCTCTTTATCTCTACCTGTTACATGGAAGAGCAGCGGGTCATGGTGGTGATCCGCGACGACGGCACCGGAATTCCGGCGGCGCTGCAGAAGAAAATTTTTGACCCGTTCTTTACCACCAAAGCCTCGGGAACCGGGCTGGGACTGGCTATCAGCCAGCGGATCATTGCCGGTCACGGCGGTGATATTTTCCTTGAAAGTCAGGAACATCATGGAACGACGTTCACCATAACGTTGCCGATAACGCAGGGTAAGAAAAATGATTACACATAA
- the atoC gene encoding acetoacetate metabolism transcriptional regulator AtoC has product MITHKSYRLLIVDDEKNLCRMLQTAFSIDGHETRVAEDGEAALISFVQDKPDVVLMDIRMPKLDGIEALKRMRELNPEVPVILMTAYAAVETAVDALRLGAFDYVIKPFDLTELKLLISRALQLQEMKQEINLLHRELSDSYQWGRVLTRNPKMMEICRDIAKVSRSQATVLITGESGTGKEVVARAIHYNSERANGPFIKVNCGALPGSLLESELFGHEKGAFTGAQVQRQGLFERASGGTLLLDEVGEMPADLQVKLLRVVQEKEFERVGGSKTIRVDIRIIAATNRDMHERVREGHFRQDLFYRLNVIHLNLPPLRERPEDVGLLASHFLQKFSQENNRDIVELAPETLALLMNYQWPGNVREISNVIERAVIMSTGYVIFPEDLPEQLLAQVRSQPVALIPVTQEPGLNLKENIKAYEKELIISALAEFQNNKTHTASALGISRRALMYKLQEYDIE; this is encoded by the coding sequence ATGATTACACATAAATCGTACCGGCTTCTGATAGTTGATGATGAAAAGAATCTCTGCCGGATGTTACAGACCGCCTTTTCTATTGATGGTCATGAAACCCGGGTGGCGGAGGACGGCGAGGCGGCACTGATAAGCTTTGTGCAGGATAAACCGGATGTGGTACTGATGGATATCCGTATGCCGAAACTGGACGGCATTGAGGCCCTCAAACGGATGCGGGAGCTGAACCCGGAAGTGCCGGTCATTCTGATGACCGCCTATGCCGCTGTGGAAACCGCAGTGGACGCGCTGCGTCTCGGGGCGTTTGATTATGTGATAAAGCCCTTTGACCTGACGGAGCTGAAACTGCTTATCTCCCGTGCATTACAGTTGCAGGAGATGAAACAGGAAATTAATCTGCTGCACCGCGAACTGAGCGACAGCTACCAGTGGGGACGGGTACTGACCCGTAACCCGAAAATGATGGAAATCTGCCGCGATATCGCCAAAGTCTCGCGCAGTCAGGCGACAGTGCTTATCACTGGGGAAAGCGGCACCGGGAAGGAAGTGGTGGCGCGGGCGATCCATTACAACAGTGAAAGAGCCAACGGCCCCTTTATTAAAGTGAACTGCGGGGCGCTGCCCGGCTCGCTGTTGGAAAGTGAACTGTTCGGCCATGAAAAGGGCGCATTTACCGGGGCGCAGGTACAGCGTCAGGGGTTATTTGAACGTGCCAGTGGCGGGACATTGCTGCTTGATGAGGTCGGTGAGATGCCGGCGGATTTACAGGTGAAACTGCTGCGGGTGGTGCAGGAGAAAGAATTCGAGCGGGTCGGCGGCAGTAAAACTATCCGTGTGGATATCCGCATTATTGCCGCGACCAACCGCGATATGCATGAACGGGTGCGGGAAGGGCATTTCCGCCAGGATCTGTTTTACCGCCTCAATGTCATTCACCTGAATCTGCCGCCGCTGCGTGAGCGGCCGGAGGATGTGGGTTTGCTGGCTTCCCATTTTCTGCAGAAATTCAGTCAGGAAAATAACCGCGATATTGTCGAGCTGGCGCCGGAAACGCTGGCATTACTGATGAACTACCAGTGGCCGGGTAATGTGCGGGAGATTTCCAACGTGATTGAGCGGGCAGTGATTATGAGCACCGGTTATGTGATTTTCCCCGAAGATCTGCCGGAGCAGTTACTGGCACAGGTCCGCAGCCAGCCGGTGGCACTGATTCCGGTCACGCAGGAGCCGGGCCTGAACCTGAAAGAGAATATTAAAGCTTACGAGAAAGAGCTGATTATTTCCGCCCTGGCGGAATTTCAGAATAACAAAACCCATACCGCATCTGCGCTGGGGATCAGCCGCCGGGCATTAATGTATAAATTGCAGGAATACGATATTGAATAA
- a CDS encoding helix-turn-helix domain-containing protein has translation MMKKYAISEAIGQVIRQYRTNAGLTTKQLAHRIGISQQQLSRYERGVNRIDVDTLLRVSLAFKLTPGRFFEEMNMTGTGLDDILYENEEGDIQEIRMSLIADSIISPRDF, from the coding sequence ATGATGAAGAAATATGCGATATCCGAAGCTATCGGACAGGTTATCAGACAATACCGGACCAATGCAGGTTTAACCACAAAGCAGCTGGCACACAGAATAGGGATTAGCCAGCAGCAGCTCTCGCGTTATGAGCGGGGGGTAAACCGTATTGATGTGGATACGTTGTTGCGTGTCAGTCTGGCCTTTAAACTCACTCCGGGTCGTTTCTTTGAGGAAATGAATATGACCGGCACCGGGCTGGATGACATTCTTTATGAAAATGAAGAAGGGGATATTCAGGAAATCCGGATGAGCCTTATTGCGGACAGTATTATTTCCCCGCGCGATTTTTAA
- a CDS encoding TIGR00366 family protein, which translates to MIGRISRVMTRVVSRYLPDPLIFAMLLTMLTFIIALALTPSTPMDLVNLWGNGFWNLLAFGMQMALIIVTGHALASSPPVKRILRLTASLAKTPVQGVMLVTFFGSVACVINWGFGLVVGAMFAREVARRVPGSDYPLLIACAYIGFMTWGGGFSGSMPLLAATPGNPVEHIAGLIPVSQTMFTGYNLFITLTLILVMPFVTRMMMPRKDDIMMIDPALLEEEPDFQKKLPEDAPVSLRMEESRLIAWIIGILGFTFLGMYFIKNGFNITINTVNMIFLLTGLLLHKTPMAYMRAVSAAARSTAGILVQFPFYAGIQLMMEGSGLGGLITEFFINVANKETFPLMTFFSSALINFAVPSGGGHWVIQGPFVIPAAQALGADLGKSVMAIAYGEQWMNMAQPFWALPALAIAGLGVRDIMGYCITALLLSAPIFIIGLAFF; encoded by the coding sequence ATGATAGGACGCATCTCACGAGTCATGACCCGTGTGGTGAGCCGTTATCTGCCGGATCCGCTGATCTTCGCAATGCTGCTGACCATGCTGACGTTTATCATCGCGCTGGCACTCACACCAAGCACACCAATGGATCTGGTGAACTTATGGGGGAACGGATTCTGGAACCTGCTGGCGTTCGGGATGCAGATGGCGCTGATCATCGTGACCGGTCACGCGCTGGCCAGCTCCCCGCCGGTTAAACGTATTCTGCGGCTGACTGCCTCACTGGCAAAAACCCCGGTTCAGGGGGTGATGCTGGTGACGTTTTTCGGTTCGGTTGCCTGTGTCATTAACTGGGGATTCGGCCTGGTGGTCGGGGCGATGTTTGCCCGCGAAGTGGCCCGCCGTGTACCGGGCTCTGACTACCCGCTGCTGATCGCCTGTGCCTATATCGGGTTTATGACCTGGGGCGGCGGTTTCTCCGGCTCTATGCCGCTGCTGGCCGCCACACCGGGTAACCCTGTCGAGCATATCGCCGGGCTTATTCCTGTCAGCCAGACCATGTTCACCGGGTATAACCTGTTTATCACCCTGACACTGATTCTGGTGATGCCGTTTGTCACCCGCATGATGATGCCGCGCAAAGACGACATCATGATGATCGACCCTGCGCTGCTCGAAGAAGAGCCGGATTTCCAGAAAAAATTACCGGAAGACGCGCCGGTTTCTCTCCGGATGGAAGAAAGCCGCCTTATCGCATGGATTATCGGGATTCTGGGCTTCACGTTCCTCGGCATGTATTTCATCAAAAACGGTTTCAACATCACCATTAACACCGTGAATATGATTTTCCTGCTGACCGGTCTGCTGCTGCATAAAACCCCTATGGCGTATATGCGTGCCGTCAGTGCCGCCGCCCGCAGTACCGCCGGGATCCTCGTGCAGTTCCCGTTCTATGCCGGTATCCAGCTCATGATGGAAGGCTCCGGACTGGGCGGGCTTATCACTGAATTCTTTATCAACGTCGCCAACAAAGAAACCTTCCCGCTGATGACGTTCTTCAGCTCTGCGCTGATCAACTTTGCCGTGCCGTCAGGCGGCGGTCACTGGGTGATTCAGGGGCCGTTTGTTATTCCGGCTGCCCAGGCGCTGGGGGCTGATCTCGGTAAGTCCGTGATGGCGATTGCCTACGGTGAACAGTGGATGAACATGGCGCAGCCGTTCTGGGCGCTTCCTGCACTGGCGATCGCCGGGCTGGGGGTCAGGGACATTATGGGGTACTGCATCACCGCCCTGCTGCTCTCGGCACCGATTTTCATTATCGGCCTCGCTTTCTTCTGA
- a CDS encoding sugar kinase produces MTVKRIGLIGECMIELNGAPFGEMVQRYGGDALNSAVYLARAAGDAVEVNFISAMGTDPLSKGMISRWQAEGVNTAHVLIDPHHQPGLYLIQLDEQGERTFLYWRNDSAARYLIRHPEYPALLAQMAQMDAIYLSGISLAILPPQDRLQLLDDLKTLSQQGKTILFDSNYRPALWADENETRDCYQAMYALTDMALVTDDDEARLWGDSDRNSTFARLAKAGVKQAIIKAGAQGCDYRDLRTDAPAITIATTPAEQVVDTTSAGDAFNAGFLAGWLTGADIERAARMGHRLAGVVIQHKGAIIPQAATRPVTDTLLNNTF; encoded by the coding sequence ATGACAGTGAAACGCATTGGTCTGATCGGCGAGTGCATGATTGAACTCAACGGTGCGCCGTTCGGGGAGATGGTTCAGCGCTACGGGGGTGATGCCCTGAACAGTGCGGTTTATCTGGCCCGTGCGGCCGGAGACGCCGTTGAGGTGAATTTTATCTCTGCCATGGGAACCGACCCGCTCAGTAAAGGTATGATCAGCCGCTGGCAGGCGGAAGGGGTCAATACTGCGCATGTGCTGATCGATCCGCATCATCAGCCGGGGTTATACCTTATCCAGCTGGATGAGCAGGGCGAGCGCACGTTTCTTTACTGGCGCAATGATTCGGCGGCGCGTTATCTTATCCGCCATCCGGAATACCCGGCGCTGCTGGCACAGATGGCGCAGATGGATGCCATTTACCTCAGCGGGATCAGCCTTGCCATTCTGCCGCCGCAAGACCGGCTGCAACTGCTGGATGACCTGAAAACGCTGTCACAGCAGGGCAAGACCATTCTGTTTGACAGCAACTACCGCCCGGCACTGTGGGCGGATGAAAATGAAACCCGTGACTGTTATCAGGCAATGTATGCACTGACCGACATGGCACTGGTCACTGATGATGATGAAGCACGTCTGTGGGGCGACAGCGACCGCAACTCCACCTTTGCCCGTCTGGCAAAAGCCGGGGTGAAGCAGGCGATTATAAAAGCGGGTGCTCAGGGGTGTGACTACCGTGATCTGCGCACTGACGCACCGGCCATCACTATTGCCACCACCCCGGCGGAACAGGTGGTTGATACCACGTCAGCCGGTGATGCATTCAACGCCGGGTTCCTGGCGGGCTGGCTGACCGGCGCGGATATTGAACGCGCTGCCCGGATGGGCCACCGGCTTGCGGGTGTGGTGATTCAGCACAAAGGGGCGATTATCCCGCAGGCGGCGACCCGCCCGGTCACTGATACTTTACTGAATAACACGTTTTAA
- a CDS encoding amino acid permease: protein MADMTSTENSAKALGKIPFTMYDAGWVVLCIGMAIGAGTVVMPIQIGLKGIWVFILAFMIAYPATYMLQKLYMNTLSESEECEDYTNIITQYLGSNWGVALGVIYFLMLIHGIFIYSLSVIFDSASYLHTFGVTEGVLSSSLIYRVAVFAALIFIASKGEKLLFKISGPMVIVKVGIIVSLGLVMIPHWDFNNITAFPPIGDFTRDVLLTVPFAFFSAVFVQILNPMNIAYRKLESDKRVATYRAIRAHRVAYITLVTIILFFSFSFTFSISHEQAVSAFEQNISALAIAAQVIPGAVVSVMTTVLNIFAVLTAFFGIYLGFQESVKGLAVNILSRFMDKEKINHTVLNICISVFIVALLTAWVSTGFSVVVFFQIGSPLYAIVSCLIPVYLVFRVAKLKKFKDWKAWCVMGFGILLLIAPFFKYLE, encoded by the coding sequence ATGGCGGACATGACCTCAACCGAGAATTCCGCGAAAGCGCTGGGCAAAATACCATTTACAATGTATGACGCCGGCTGGGTAGTACTTTGTATTGGTATGGCGATCGGTGCCGGTACCGTTGTAATGCCGATTCAGATCGGTCTGAAAGGTATTTGGGTATTTATTTTAGCTTTCATGATTGCGTATCCGGCAACCTATATGTTGCAGAAGCTGTACATGAATACGCTGTCTGAAAGTGAAGAATGTGAAGACTACACAAACATAATCACACAGTATCTGGGCAGTAACTGGGGTGTGGCGCTGGGAGTTATTTACTTCCTGATGCTTATCCACGGTATCTTTATTTACTCTCTCTCTGTTATTTTCGACAGTGCCTCTTATCTCCATACGTTTGGTGTTACAGAGGGTGTGCTTTCAAGCTCACTGATCTATCGTGTGGCTGTCTTTGCCGCGCTGATTTTCATTGCCTCCAAGGGCGAGAAACTGCTGTTTAAAATCTCCGGTCCGATGGTTATCGTCAAAGTCGGTATCATTGTATCGCTGGGTCTGGTGATGATCCCTCACTGGGATTTCAATAACATCACTGCATTCCCGCCGATTGGTGACTTTACCCGTGACGTGCTGCTGACTGTACCGTTTGCGTTCTTCTCTGCGGTCTTCGTTCAGATTCTGAACCCGATGAACATCGCGTACCGTAAACTGGAATCAGACAAACGTGTTGCCACCTACCGTGCTATCCGCGCTCACCGCGTGGCCTATATCACCCTGGTGACAATCATCCTGTTCTTCTCATTCTCCTTTACGTTCTCTATCAGTCATGAGCAGGCCGTATCCGCGTTTGAACAGAACATTTCTGCACTGGCTATTGCTGCTCAGGTTATCCCGGGCGCGGTCGTGAGTGTGATGACCACCGTTCTGAACATCTTTGCAGTTCTGACAGCATTCTTCGGTATCTATCTGGGCTTCCAGGAATCAGTGAAAGGCCTTGCGGTTAACATCCTTTCCCGCTTCATGGATAAAGAGAAAATCAACCACACCGTATTAAACATCTGTATCTCTGTCTTCATCGTTGCATTACTGACTGCATGGGTGTCAACAGGGTTCTCCGTGGTTGTCTTCTTCCAGATTGGTAGTCCGTTATACGCTATCGTTTCCTGCTTAATTCCTGTTTACCTGGTATTCCGTGTCGCGAAACTGAAAAAATTCAAAGACTGGAAAGCCTGGTGTGTTATGGGCTTCGGTATCCTGCTGCTCATCGCACCGTTCTTCAAATACCTTGAGTGA
- the atoD gene encoding acetate CoA-transferase subunit alpha gives MKNKQITVKKAGEFFRDGMTIMVGGFMGVGTPPRLMTELLESGVKELTIIANDTAFVDTGLGPLIVNGRVKKVIASHIGTNPETGRRMIAGEMEVQLIPQGTLAEQIRCGGAGLGGFLTPTGVGTVVEEGKQKITLDGRDYLLELPLRADLALIQAQKADPLGNLTYDLSARNFNPLMALAADITIAEPDEMVAVGDIDPDCVATPGAIIDWLIAE, from the coding sequence ATGAAGAATAAACAAATAACGGTGAAAAAAGCCGGTGAATTTTTTCGTGACGGCATGACAATTATGGTCGGCGGATTTATGGGGGTCGGTACACCGCCGCGTTTAATGACTGAATTATTAGAATCCGGCGTCAAAGAGTTAACCATTATCGCCAATGATACCGCATTCGTGGATACCGGCCTGGGCCCGCTGATTGTCAACGGACGGGTGAAAAAAGTCATCGCTTCCCACATCGGGACAAACCCGGAAACCGGGCGGCGCATGATCGCCGGTGAAATGGAAGTACAGCTGATCCCGCAGGGCACGCTGGCAGAGCAAATCCGCTGCGGCGGTGCCGGGCTGGGCGGATTCCTCACCCCGACCGGTGTCGGTACGGTCGTGGAAGAAGGCAAACAGAAAATTACCCTCGATGGCCGCGATTATCTCCTCGAACTTCCCCTCCGCGCTGACCTGGCGCTGATTCAGGCACAAAAAGCCGACCCGCTCGGCAACCTCACCTATGACCTCAGTGCCCGCAACTTTAACCCGCTGATGGCACTGGCGGCGGATATCACCATTGCCGAGCCGGATGAAATGGTCGCGGTGGGGGATATCGACCCGGATTGTGTTGCCACACCAGGGGCAATTATTGACTGGCTGATTGCAGAATAA